A single genomic interval of Desulfuromonas sp. harbors:
- a CDS encoding endonuclease, translating into MRYCVYILTNKPRGTLYTGVTSDLPKRIYQHKGKVIVGFSSKYDLSMLVYYEVFDDISEAIKREKQIKKWNRTWKIELIENNNPEWQDLYESII; encoded by the coding sequence ATGCGGTACTGTGTTTATATTTTAACGAATAAGCCTAGAGGTACACTTTACACAGGGGTGACATCAGATTTACCAAAGCGAATATATCAACACAAAGGAAAAGTAATAGTTGGTTTTTCATCAAAATACGATCTATCAATGCTCGTCTATTACGAAGTTTTCGATGATATTAGCGAAGCAATAAAGCGTGAAAAACAGATAAAAAAATGGAACAGAACCTGGAAAATTGAATTGATTGAAAACAATAATCCCGAGTGGCAAGACCTTTATGAGTCAATAATATGA
- a CDS encoding RNA polymerase sigma factor, with amino-acid sequence MNFCAVDTTINGGYALPMDKRQETILLEQARDGCEQSFETLVRQNSGKMIQLAFRLVNNRSDAEEIVQEAFLRLYRSLGSFRGESRIGTWLYRTVSNLAIDHLRREKIKRKLFFLKRNSDDADPVEFTPSSEPAQDDQLMAREELATVVQSLDKLSPRQRTVLTLRHQENLSIREIADILGLSEGSIKVHLHRAIQTLRAALDDMGDKP; translated from the coding sequence ATGAACTTTTGCGCAGTTGACACCACCATAAACGGCGGGTACGCTCTGCCAATGGATAAACGGCAGGAAACGATACTTCTCGAACAGGCGCGCGACGGATGCGAGCAGAGCTTTGAAACCCTGGTCCGCCAGAACTCCGGGAAAATGATCCAGCTCGCTTTTCGGCTGGTCAACAACCGCTCGGATGCCGAAGAGATCGTTCAGGAAGCATTTCTCAGGCTTTATCGTTCCCTCGGTTCTTTTCGCGGTGAGAGCCGCATCGGCACCTGGCTCTACCGGACTGTCAGTAATCTGGCGATTGATCATCTGCGCCGCGAGAAAATCAAACGGAAACTGTTCTTCCTGAAACGGAACAGCGACGATGCCGACCCGGTCGAATTTACCCCATCTTCTGAGCCGGCCCAGGACGATCAGCTGATGGCCCGGGAAGAGCTGGCTACAGTCGTTCAATCCCTCGACAAACTTTCACCGCGTCAACGCACCGTCCTGACTCTTCGCCACCAGGAGAATCTGTCGATCAGGGAGATCGCCGACATTCTCGGGCTGAGTGAAGGGAGTATAAAAGTGCACCTGCACCGGGCTATTCAAACCCTGCGTGCAGCTCTTGATGATATGGGAGACAAGCCATGA